The proteins below come from a single Microbacterium sp. SLBN-154 genomic window:
- a CDS encoding acyltransferase family protein codes for MTAETTTSGTARTAARPASERRFRSDVQALRALAIGAVVLNHLWPGAIGGGYVGVDVFFVISGFLITSHLLREVTATRRIRLGAFYARRIRRLLPAALLVLVVSAVLVAAFLPYPQWERSAFEVAASALYVENWYLTAMATDYSALNDSATVAQHYWSLSVEEQFYFVWPVLVVAAAAFGVRFVRGSRHGVGIMLVSVGITSLAASIIVTEVWPAQAYFVTYGRMWEFVAGGLVALLAGRWRMPRALAGAISAAGLAMILIAILLYGPDTAFPGWAALLPVAGTAAVIAAGTGHPRLWHTPLTASRPVQWVGEISYSLYLWHWPLIVVAPFVILGELNALVRLGILAVALVLAWITKVLVEDPGQRWRWWTGSVRRSVLAMAGGVAVGVIVSAGLLLGFQARAAADDPTAPLPFGSCVGPAALAPEIECDDPFGPATTSVVMTRANEYFYTPSECEETTRGPLSTTQCDFSGGDPTARVWLVGDSHAQQWQGAVFDLARERRWDVTVSYRGGCPPADVAFIGFRIPWSTVDIDQCRQWARDVSDEIAAATPDAVFTSMAARLHLVDDGSGRPVTDQFADGLQRDWERWIDAGVHVVALADPPFNGEVRSPDCVVLNRDAPIECARLRVDAQPADPVAIAGERMDSPSLDLVDLTDRFCDATLCYGVIGGIPVYFDADHLNLQYVRMLAPEIAAVIDDAPWVGGEAP; via the coding sequence GTGACGGCCGAGACCACGACGTCCGGAACCGCGCGGACCGCCGCGCGCCCCGCGTCCGAGCGGCGCTTCCGCAGCGACGTGCAGGCGCTGCGCGCTCTGGCGATCGGCGCCGTTGTGCTGAACCACCTGTGGCCCGGGGCGATCGGCGGCGGTTACGTCGGCGTGGACGTCTTCTTCGTGATATCCGGCTTTCTGATCACCAGTCACCTGCTCCGCGAGGTGACCGCGACCCGGCGCATCCGACTCGGTGCGTTCTACGCCCGCCGGATCCGGCGGCTCCTCCCCGCCGCACTTCTCGTCCTCGTCGTGTCGGCAGTACTGGTAGCTGCCTTCCTGCCTTACCCTCAATGGGAGCGGAGCGCCTTCGAAGTGGCAGCGAGTGCGCTGTACGTTGAGAACTGGTACCTCACCGCGATGGCCACGGACTACTCCGCGCTCAACGACAGCGCCACCGTGGCGCAGCACTACTGGTCGCTGTCGGTGGAGGAGCAGTTCTACTTCGTCTGGCCCGTCCTCGTCGTGGCTGCGGCGGCATTCGGGGTGCGATTCGTGCGCGGCTCGCGGCACGGGGTCGGCATCATGCTGGTCAGCGTCGGCATCACCTCGCTGGCAGCGAGCATCATCGTCACCGAGGTGTGGCCGGCTCAGGCCTACTTCGTCACCTACGGCCGGATGTGGGAGTTCGTCGCCGGCGGTCTCGTGGCACTCCTCGCGGGGAGGTGGCGCATGCCTCGTGCGCTCGCGGGCGCGATCTCCGCCGCTGGACTCGCGATGATCCTGATCGCGATTCTCCTGTACGGACCCGACACTGCTTTCCCGGGGTGGGCCGCCCTCCTCCCCGTCGCGGGAACCGCGGCGGTCATCGCTGCCGGCACCGGTCATCCGCGGCTCTGGCATACACCCCTGACGGCGAGCCGCCCCGTGCAGTGGGTGGGCGAGATCTCGTACTCGCTGTACCTGTGGCACTGGCCGCTGATCGTCGTGGCGCCCTTCGTGATACTCGGGGAGCTCAACGCCCTGGTGCGCCTGGGCATCCTTGCGGTGGCGCTCGTGCTGGCCTGGATCACGAAGGTGCTGGTCGAAGACCCCGGTCAGCGCTGGCGCTGGTGGACGGGCTCGGTGCGTCGCTCCGTGCTCGCCATGGCCGGAGGCGTCGCAGTCGGGGTGATCGTCTCGGCCGGCCTGCTGCTCGGTTTCCAGGCGCGTGCAGCGGCTGATGATCCGACGGCTCCGTTGCCCTTCGGGTCATGCGTCGGCCCCGCGGCGCTGGCACCGGAAATCGAATGCGACGACCCGTTCGGACCGGCGACGACATCGGTCGTGATGACCCGAGCGAACGAGTACTTCTACACGCCCTCGGAGTGTGAAGAGACCACCCGGGGTCCACTCTCGACGACCCAATGTGACTTCTCCGGCGGCGATCCCACGGCGCGGGTCTGGCTGGTCGGCGATTCCCATGCGCAGCAGTGGCAGGGTGCGGTGTTCGATCTTGCCCGCGAGCGCCGCTGGGACGTCACAGTCAGTTACCGCGGCGGGTGTCCGCCCGCGGATGTCGCGTTTATCGGATTTCGCATCCCGTGGTCTACGGTCGACATCGACCAGTGCCGACAGTGGGCCCGCGACGTATCGGACGAGATCGCGGCTGCGACACCGGACGCGGTCTTCACATCCATGGCTGCGCGCCTGCACCTCGTGGACGACGGCTCGGGCCGACCTGTGACGGACCAATTCGCGGATGGCCTGCAGCGCGATTGGGAGCGGTGGATCGACGCGGGCGTGCACGTCGTCGCTCTGGCGGATCCGCCCTTCAACGGCGAGGTGCGCAGTCCGGATTGCGTCGTCCTGAATCGGGACGCGCCGATTGAGTGTGCACGCCTGCGCGTCGATGCGCAGCCCGCCGATCCGGTGGCAATCGCGGGTGAGCGGATGGACAGCCCATCGCTGGACCTCGTCGACCTGACTGACCGCTTCTGCGACGCGACGCTCTGTTATGGGGTGATCGGCGGTATCCCGGTCTACTTTGACGCAGATCATCTCAACCTGCAGTACGTGCGGATGCTTGCCCCCGAAATCGCCGCAGTCATCGACGACGCCCCGTGGGTCGGCGGCGAGGCTCCTTGA
- a CDS encoding ABC transporter permease, with protein sequence MTTATVGAPGSPRRYLHSLWLLSARDLRVRYATSALGYLWSVLDPLVMSLIYWFVFTQVFQRTVGHEPYIVFLITALLPWVWFNAAVSDFTRAFNKDARLVRSTAIPRSIWVNRIVLSKGVEFLCSLPVLVGFVVVAAFTSATPVEMNWGLLLFPVAILLQTMLLVGLGLIVAPLCVLYSDLERTTKLILRVLFYASPIIYSVSDLPGIFPQLAAFNPLSGIFTLYRVGFFPEVWDTLSVVVGVTMSVGFLVLGLFVFRSLERPVLKEL encoded by the coding sequence GTGACCACAGCGACCGTCGGTGCCCCCGGGTCCCCGCGTCGCTACCTCCACTCGCTGTGGCTGCTCTCGGCGCGCGACCTCAGGGTCCGGTACGCGACCAGCGCTCTCGGATACCTGTGGTCGGTCCTCGACCCGCTGGTGATGAGCCTCATCTACTGGTTCGTGTTCACGCAGGTCTTCCAGCGAACGGTCGGGCATGAGCCGTACATCGTCTTCCTCATCACCGCGCTCCTGCCGTGGGTCTGGTTCAACGCGGCCGTGTCGGACTTCACCCGTGCGTTCAATAAAGACGCGCGGCTGGTCCGGTCGACAGCTATCCCGCGCTCGATCTGGGTCAACCGCATCGTGCTCAGCAAGGGCGTCGAGTTCCTCTGCTCACTGCCGGTGCTCGTCGGATTCGTGGTCGTCGCAGCGTTCACCAGCGCTACGCCGGTCGAGATGAACTGGGGCCTTCTCCTCTTCCCCGTCGCCATCCTGCTGCAGACGATGCTCCTCGTCGGACTGGGCCTCATCGTTGCTCCGCTGTGCGTTCTCTACTCCGACCTCGAGCGCACGACGAAGCTCATCCTCCGCGTGCTCTTCTACGCCTCGCCGATCATCTACTCCGTCTCCGACCTGCCGGGGATCTTCCCCCAGCTCGCCGCGTTCAACCCGCTGTCGGGCATCTTCACGCTCTACCGGGTCGGTTTCTTCCCCGAGGTGTGGGACACCCTCTCGGTCGTCGTCGGGGTGACGATGAGCGTCGGCTTCCTCGTCCTGGGGCTCTTCGTGTTCCGCAGCCTCGAGCGCCCCGTGTTGAAGGAGCTGTGA
- a CDS encoding ABC transporter ATP-binding protein, translating to MTHAIEVDDLGVRFRRNRRGRRSFKDLFADSHRRSRPGEFWALRDVSFTVAPGESIGVVGRNGQGKSTLLKLVAGVLLPDEGSVRVNGGVAPLIEITGGFVGDLTVRENVRLTSGLHGMPRAEVSRRFDGIIDFAELDDFVDTPYKHLSNGMKVRLAFSVVSQLEEPILLVDEVLAVGDRAFREKCYTRIDELLADGRTLFFVSHSERDLRRFCERGLYLDKGRLSMDASIHEVLDRYNADYNGG from the coding sequence ATGACGCACGCGATCGAGGTGGACGATCTCGGGGTCCGGTTCCGTCGGAACCGCCGTGGGCGGCGCAGCTTCAAGGACTTGTTCGCAGATTCCCATCGGCGCTCGCGGCCCGGCGAATTCTGGGCGCTGCGGGACGTCAGCTTCACCGTCGCGCCCGGAGAGTCGATCGGTGTGGTGGGCCGAAACGGACAGGGCAAGTCCACGCTCCTCAAGCTCGTCGCAGGCGTCCTTCTTCCCGACGAGGGGTCGGTGCGGGTGAACGGGGGAGTCGCTCCGCTGATCGAGATCACGGGCGGTTTCGTCGGTGACCTGACGGTTCGCGAGAACGTGCGCCTGACCTCTGGACTGCACGGGATGCCGCGGGCCGAGGTCTCGCGCCGCTTCGACGGCATCATCGACTTCGCCGAGCTCGACGACTTCGTCGACACCCCCTACAAGCACCTGAGCAACGGGATGAAGGTGCGCTTGGCCTTCAGCGTGGTCTCGCAGCTGGAGGAACCGATCCTGCTCGTCGACGAGGTGCTCGCGGTCGGCGACAGGGCGTTCCGGGAGAAGTGCTACACGCGGATCGACGAGCTCCTGGCCGACGGTCGGACGCTGTTCTTCGTCTCGCACAGCGAACGCGATCTTCGGCGTTTCTGTGAGCGGGGGCTCTATCTCGACAAAGGGCGGCTGTCGATGGATGCGTCGATCCACGAGGTGCTCGACCGGTACAACGCCGACTACAACGGTGGGTGA
- a CDS encoding glycosyltransferase, producing MTLADARPEQTVTEEFSPATATIAIVTFNRSGLLSRLLGSIERMDPKPGHVVIVDNASTDDTGDVVESFRERLGTQLVYRRMDTNTGGSGGFSEGMRVAYDLGSTWIWLMDDDVEVIPDGLAKMGRWAPRFKSIQGRRYDYDGSEFYWQYRIAEPLGIPIPFAPASFDASGFKEMNSGCFEGMFIHRDIVTEIGLPDPRFFIYWDDQVYGWLASRKTTSVIVDEFVLRRTREIKQWDMGIRHMNASSNAYRYYIMRNRAHIKRYYRSLGVYNPTLFGLGTALTFGKELIRLLFVERTVRGTSHLFRGLRDGRKIANDRSWSPMPPLSAPAAPGR from the coding sequence ATGACACTCGCCGACGCACGCCCGGAACAGACCGTGACCGAAGAGTTCTCCCCGGCGACGGCGACGATCGCCATCGTGACCTTCAACCGGTCCGGGCTCCTCTCCCGGCTCCTCGGGAGCATCGAGCGGATGGACCCGAAGCCCGGCCACGTCGTGATCGTCGACAACGCATCGACCGATGACACCGGCGACGTCGTCGAATCGTTCCGCGAGCGCCTCGGCACCCAGCTCGTGTACCGCCGAATGGACACCAACACCGGCGGATCCGGCGGCTTCAGCGAGGGGATGCGGGTCGCCTACGACCTCGGCTCGACCTGGATCTGGCTGATGGACGACGACGTCGAGGTCATCCCCGACGGCCTGGCGAAGATGGGCAGATGGGCGCCGCGATTCAAGAGCATCCAGGGCCGCCGATACGACTACGACGGCAGCGAGTTCTATTGGCAGTACCGGATCGCCGAGCCGCTCGGCATCCCGATCCCCTTCGCTCCCGCGAGCTTCGACGCTTCCGGATTCAAGGAGATGAACTCGGGATGCTTCGAGGGGATGTTCATCCACCGCGACATCGTCACCGAGATCGGCCTTCCCGACCCCCGCTTCTTCATCTACTGGGACGACCAGGTCTACGGGTGGCTGGCATCGCGGAAGACCACCTCGGTGATCGTCGACGAGTTCGTCCTGCGGCGGACGCGCGAGATCAAGCAGTGGGACATGGGCATCCGCCACATGAACGCCTCGAGCAACGCCTACCGGTACTACATCATGCGCAACCGGGCCCACATCAAGCGCTACTACCGCTCCCTCGGCGTGTACAACCCGACGCTCTTCGGGCTCGGCACGGCGCTCACGTTCGGCAAGGAGCTGATCCGGCTGCTCTTCGTGGAGCGGACGGTGCGCGGCACCTCGCACCTGTTCCGCGGGCTCCGCGACGGTCGGAAGATCGCGAACGACCGCTCGTGGTCGCCGATGCCGCCGCTGTCCGCACCCGCCGCCCCCGGTCGCTGA
- a CDS encoding O-antigen ligase family protein — protein sequence MTAAEAGAPHRGWASHLLDSAAFARAYSLCVLGAVFSGFLIERMTGRVTYVTILTVLCLLGGAMLFVRRGEISLLRLVPTTLVLLAGWAFVSIFWSSDPAGSFWGWLSFVAIAFLAVTLGHVRDTLQTARALGDVLRVLLTVSLGVEILSGILLDTPFRFLGVQGNIAQLGPIQGIFGTRNVLGFVAVLALITFLIEYRTQSVRPGTSLYSVILAGSLAALSDSPTVLVLAVGVGLATAALALVRHTAPARRGAVQGALGALVVIGIGVGYVARQPIVTFLGAGTDFSIRVELWNRMVDLMRFRPVQGQGWYGPWDVDEWPFNALNALTRTNHATGLNAYLDVLLQIGWVGLLLFLAFCTTALVRAWLDASERRSVIYAWTPLILVALLIDSLFESFTLFGIGWLMLVLCAVRAGHSRSWRERLGTPDDVGPALPIFDVPR from the coding sequence GTGACCGCAGCGGAGGCGGGCGCGCCGCACCGCGGGTGGGCGTCGCATCTCCTCGACTCGGCGGCGTTCGCCCGGGCCTATTCCCTCTGTGTCCTCGGCGCGGTGTTCTCGGGGTTCCTGATCGAGCGGATGACCGGGCGCGTGACGTACGTCACGATCCTCACCGTTCTCTGCCTCCTCGGCGGCGCGATGCTCTTCGTCCGCCGCGGGGAGATCTCCCTCCTCCGGCTCGTTCCGACCACCCTCGTGCTCCTCGCGGGCTGGGCCTTCGTCAGCATCTTCTGGAGCTCCGACCCGGCGGGATCGTTCTGGGGGTGGCTGTCCTTCGTCGCCATCGCGTTCCTCGCCGTCACGCTGGGCCATGTCCGCGACACCCTGCAGACCGCCCGGGCTCTCGGCGACGTGCTCCGTGTGCTGCTGACGGTGTCACTCGGAGTGGAGATCCTCAGCGGCATCCTTCTGGACACCCCGTTCCGCTTCCTCGGCGTCCAGGGAAACATCGCCCAGCTCGGGCCTATCCAGGGCATCTTCGGCACCCGCAACGTACTCGGATTCGTCGCGGTACTCGCCCTCATCACCTTCCTCATCGAGTACCGCACGCAGTCGGTCAGGCCCGGCACGTCGCTGTACTCCGTCATCCTTGCGGGGTCCCTGGCGGCGCTCAGCGACTCCCCCACCGTGCTCGTCCTGGCCGTCGGGGTGGGGCTTGCCACCGCCGCGCTCGCACTCGTGCGCCACACCGCCCCCGCCCGCCGCGGGGCGGTGCAGGGGGCGCTCGGCGCCCTCGTCGTCATCGGCATCGGCGTCGGGTACGTCGCCCGGCAGCCGATCGTCACGTTTCTCGGCGCCGGTACGGATTTCTCCATCCGGGTCGAACTGTGGAACCGGATGGTCGACCTGATGCGCTTCCGTCCCGTCCAGGGGCAGGGCTGGTACGGGCCGTGGGATGTCGACGAGTGGCCCTTCAACGCGCTCAACGCCCTGACGCGCACGAACCACGCCACGGGGCTCAACGCCTACCTCGACGTGCTGCTGCAGATCGGGTGGGTCGGACTTCTGCTGTTCCTCGCGTTCTGCACCACCGCCCTCGTGCGCGCGTGGCTCGACGCCAGCGAGCGCCGGTCGGTGATCTACGCGTGGACGCCCTTGATCCTCGTGGCGCTGCTGATCGACTCGCTGTTCGAGAGCTTCACCCTCTTCGGGATCGGATGGCTCATGCTCGTCCTGTGCGCCGTGCGCGCCGGACATTCCCGCTCGTGGCGCGAACGTCTGGGCACCCCCGACGACGTCGGCCCGGCGCTGCCGATCTTCGACGTGCCGCGGTAG
- a CDS encoding O-antigen ligase family protein translates to MAVHTKHPVAARPGPPVREKTGHLLLRAWCIFVLASMLAGVGWVHVLGDAGAGVLMISAGVLSLTAWLAIRPPFQWRRLPWFAVAYVAWAALSVAWSAWIGATVLTWLLLALTTLQGLFVGAMLTWREIVRAVASALKWVLGLSLLFELAVSLFVQGPLLPGFVLPDPNVDYDPIVYWSRDNLFDGGRLQGLMGNANLLGPVALLGIIVFAIRFAARAPRRVLLIGWIALAAFLYVRAASATAFLAGALALIVLITVLLMRRTRRPGERTRWYIAYAVIAIGGAVSLWVFRDALFRAVGRESDLTGRQGIWQAVLERANERPLVGWGFATPWLPSEPLFDRWIVDHGETVMQAHNMWLDVYLQLGIIGVVIFAAALLAFIWRAWFFAVDRPRWDLRADRPYSPLTLLPTLVGAILLVQGVAESTPLLMWGWMFLVMLGGKIKQTPHVGVGPTERSLAIERGELMLDTLRTDNPRPRGRVAAPAGAPATDAVTDSAASRRAPGTAAPGTDAKPAP, encoded by the coding sequence ATGGCCGTCCACACGAAGCATCCGGTCGCGGCACGCCCCGGCCCGCCCGTGCGCGAGAAGACAGGGCACCTGCTCCTGCGCGCATGGTGCATCTTCGTCCTCGCCTCGATGCTCGCCGGTGTCGGCTGGGTCCACGTGCTCGGCGATGCCGGCGCCGGAGTGCTGATGATCTCGGCCGGCGTGCTGTCCCTCACGGCGTGGCTCGCCATCCGCCCGCCGTTCCAGTGGCGGCGACTGCCGTGGTTCGCCGTGGCGTACGTCGCCTGGGCGGCACTGTCGGTGGCGTGGTCGGCGTGGATCGGCGCGACCGTCCTCACCTGGCTCCTGCTTGCGCTCACCACCCTGCAGGGCCTGTTCGTGGGGGCGATGCTGACCTGGCGCGAGATCGTCCGCGCCGTGGCCTCGGCGCTGAAGTGGGTGCTCGGGCTGTCGCTGCTGTTCGAACTCGCGGTGTCGCTCTTCGTGCAGGGACCCCTTCTTCCCGGCTTCGTCCTCCCCGACCCGAATGTCGACTACGACCCCATCGTCTACTGGTCGCGCGACAACCTCTTCGACGGCGGACGCCTCCAGGGCCTCATGGGCAACGCCAACCTCCTCGGCCCCGTGGCCCTCCTCGGCATCATCGTCTTCGCGATCCGCTTCGCCGCCCGCGCCCCGCGTCGGGTGCTGCTCATCGGCTGGATCGCGCTGGCCGCGTTCCTCTACGTGCGGGCCGCGTCGGCCACGGCGTTCCTCGCCGGTGCGCTGGCCCTCATCGTGCTCATCACGGTGCTGCTCATGCGTCGCACCCGCCGGCCCGGCGAGCGCACACGCTGGTACATCGCCTACGCCGTCATCGCGATCGGCGGCGCGGTGTCGCTGTGGGTCTTCCGCGATGCGCTGTTCCGCGCCGTCGGACGCGAGAGCGACCTCACCGGCCGCCAGGGAATCTGGCAGGCGGTGCTCGAGAGGGCGAACGAGCGTCCCCTCGTCGGGTGGGGTTTCGCCACCCCCTGGCTGCCGTCGGAGCCGCTGTTCGACCGGTGGATCGTCGATCACGGCGAGACCGTGATGCAGGCGCACAACATGTGGCTCGACGTGTACCTTCAGCTCGGCATCATCGGCGTGGTCATCTTCGCCGCGGCGCTGCTGGCCTTCATCTGGCGGGCGTGGTTCTTCGCCGTCGACCGCCCGCGTTGGGACCTGCGCGCAGACCGGCCCTACTCCCCCCTCACGCTCCTTCCGACCCTCGTAGGGGCGATCCTCCTCGTGCAGGGGGTCGCCGAGTCCACACCGCTGCTCATGTGGGGCTGGATGTTCCTGGTGATGCTCGGCGGAAAGATCAAGCAGACCCCGCACGTCGGGGTGGGCCCGACAGAGCGTTCGCTCGCCATCGAACGCGGTGAGTTGATGCTCGACACCCTCCGCACCGACAACCCCCGCCCCCGCGGGCGGGTCGCGGCGCCCGCCGGCGCGCCGGCCACCGATGCGGTGACCGACTCCGCGGCGAGCAGGCGTGCACCCGGCACCGCCGCACCGGGCACCGACGCGAAGCCGGCACCGTGA
- the manA gene encoding mannose-6-phosphate isomerase, class I, producing MLVPIANDPRDYAWGSTTLLAELEGREPSGRPEAEVWFGDHPGSPARVVGGRSLDEWLAEEGRAAGAPARLPYLLKLLAAASALSIQAHPTIAQAQEGFAREDEAGIPVDAAHRTYRDLNHKPELIVAVSDEFVAMAGLRDVAATRRLLTALGDAAVPLQAALAASDPSEGLREALTWALSGATSDDLDALLGAVKEAHSEEFAAELDNARQLIADHPGDPGIVVALLMNLVTLRRGEGLFVDAGVLHAYVRGLGVEIMAASDNVLRGGLTPKHIDVDELLSIVDTAPGPARVVRPRPDGEGIGRYDVPVADFALSTAEVRGNAVEVPVSGTALVVATEGDVTVAGGSGDAVPLRPGRALLVAPDERAVVLHGTGRVFLAEPGR from the coding sequence ATGCTGGTGCCGATCGCGAACGATCCCCGTGACTACGCCTGGGGATCGACCACCCTCCTGGCCGAGCTCGAAGGACGCGAGCCCTCGGGCCGCCCCGAGGCGGAGGTGTGGTTCGGCGACCACCCGGGCTCTCCGGCACGGGTCGTCGGGGGGCGGTCGTTGGATGAGTGGCTGGCCGAGGAGGGCCGCGCGGCCGGAGCCCCGGCGAGGCTTCCGTACCTGCTGAAGCTCCTCGCTGCGGCATCCGCCCTCTCGATCCAGGCGCATCCGACGATCGCGCAGGCACAGGAGGGGTTCGCGCGTGAAGATGAGGCGGGCATCCCGGTGGATGCCGCGCACCGCACCTACCGCGACCTGAACCACAAACCCGAGCTCATCGTCGCCGTCTCCGACGAGTTCGTCGCGATGGCAGGGCTCCGCGACGTCGCCGCGACCCGGCGGCTGCTGACGGCGCTGGGCGACGCCGCCGTTCCGCTGCAGGCCGCGCTCGCGGCATCCGATCCGTCGGAGGGTCTGCGCGAGGCGCTGACATGGGCGCTCTCCGGGGCGACCTCCGATGATCTCGACGCCCTGCTCGGGGCCGTGAAGGAGGCGCACTCGGAGGAGTTCGCCGCAGAGCTGGACAACGCCCGGCAGCTGATCGCCGATCACCCCGGTGATCCGGGCATCGTGGTGGCCCTGCTGATGAACCTCGTCACCCTTCGTCGGGGAGAGGGGCTGTTCGTCGATGCGGGCGTGCTGCACGCCTACGTGCGAGGCCTCGGCGTCGAGATCATGGCCGCGAGTGACAACGTGCTGCGCGGCGGCTTGACGCCCAAGCACATCGACGTCGACGAACTGCTCTCGATCGTCGACACCGCACCGGGCCCTGCCCGCGTGGTGCGGCCCCGCCCCGACGGCGAAGGGATCGGCCGCTACGACGTGCCGGTCGCCGACTTCGCGCTGAGCACGGCTGAGGTGCGGGGGAACGCCGTGGAGGTGCCGGTGTCGGGCACGGCGCTCGTTGTGGCCACCGAGGGCGACGTGACGGTTGCCGGCGGCAGCGGCGATGCGGTGCCTCTCCGGCCGGGTCGTGCGCTCCTCGTCGCCCCCGACGAGCGCGCCGTCGTGCTCCACGGCACCGGTCGTGTCTTCCTCGCGGAACCCGGCAGGTGA
- a CDS encoding WhiB family transcriptional regulator: protein MAAQYRSGVPDNWFVDPVQLGVPGVRRPVVEDEETQLGWQTDALCSQTDPEAFFPEKGGSTRDAKRICSSCDVRTECLEYALQNDERFGIWGGLSERERRKLKRRAG, encoded by the coding sequence ATGGCGGCGCAATACCGTTCCGGCGTTCCCGACAATTGGTTCGTCGATCCGGTTCAGCTGGGGGTCCCGGGCGTTCGTCGCCCCGTCGTCGAAGACGAAGAGACCCAGCTCGGCTGGCAGACCGACGCGCTGTGCTCGCAGACCGATCCGGAGGCGTTCTTCCCCGAGAAGGGCGGCTCGACCCGTGATGCCAAGCGCATCTGCTCCTCGTGCGATGTTCGCACCGAATGCCTGGAGTACGCGCTGCAGAACGACGAGCGGTTCGGCATCTGGGGCGGATTGAGCGAGCGGGAGCGCCGCAAGCTCAAGCGGCG